A region of the Arenibacter antarcticus genome:
AGGCCGATTTTGAATTGAATCCACTTTCATAGGCAATTCCGAGTAAAGAATAATTATGAAATTTTGGATCTTGAATTTTTCTTTTTACTTCGGCTACCCGGTACTTATTGATGAAATTGAAAAAGTTTTTTTCGTGTATTTCATTAATAACCTGCGAAAGATGGTGGGTAGATACATTTAAACCTTCTGCCAACTTGGGCAATGTAAGATCCGCATCTAAATACGGTTTATTAGATTTCATATATTGTCCCACTTTATTACAACATTTTTGTAATTCATCATCTTCCAGTTTTGAAGCAGCATATTTAATTTCTGTTTCACTAGTAATCGCTTTCTCAATTTCTATGGGATAACTAATAAATACTTGTTTTTGTCTCAATCCGAAATACCCAATTAAGATAATAAAGACCGAAAGAGACAGAAATAGTCCATTTGTACAAAAATCTATGGTAAATAGTTGAAAAACATGATGAATCACCGCTATAGCAATCAATACCGTCCAGACTACTCCAAAAATTGGGATTAGTTTTTTCCAACCACTCCATATTAACTTCCTTGGAAGAGAAATCTAAAGTAGATTCTTTGCTTTCTCGAAATCTTTTAAAGGCTAAAAGAAAGTATACAGGTCCCGATACTGCGGTGATCATGAGGAATAAGATAAATATTAGCGGGGGTTCGGCTATTTTCTCAGATACATGATCTACACTGATCCCCTCTGAATACCCAGGAAATTGAAACGCTATTAGTAAGTAAAACATAAAGGCTAAATAAGGCAAGAAATGCCATAAATCCTTAGACTTAAAATATTTCTTGTTTAAAGTGAGCGCGCCGACATATAGATATAAAAAAGGGCCATGCAATAAAAATGAAGCGATAATTCCTATTGATAAAAAAGGATCCACTGGAATAATATCTATCGTTAAGGAGTAAGCAGCAGTAGCAAACCCTAGATATAGGAGCCAAATAATCAAGATTCTATCGTGTAGTTGTTTTGGTCTTTTTTGTAGAAGCAATGCAATAAAGAATAATGCATTAAAAGAAGCAATAAAAAATAAATATGTCATCGTCTTATCGTTGCTGTTATTCCCGCTTTGAAGAATTATTTATCCCATTAAAAAATGGCAGTCATTTTATTCAAAGCTATATTAATTTCATTGAATAATGAGGTTCCTTCCCTGGCTTCTTTTTCCACTCAATACGAATTGTCCCATTTAAATTAAATAATGCAATGCTTTATCTGGTTGGGCAGTGGAGTTTTTTTGAAGTTTGTTCAAATGAGTGTATCCCAATTAGATATGAATTTACTTGGCCGTAAATTCTTCCACAATGATTACACCTAGAAATGTGCAGGTTACCTTGTTACGCTTTAGATAAATCCATAAATTAGAGGAATTAGAAACAGATAAAGTGTGTTATGGATATCGTTAAAACAATAGTGGAGTTCTTCAAGAAACCCGTACAGGAACGGGTTAACGAATCTCCTGCAAGAGTCTGTTCCCTATGCTGGGGTTACCAAGAATACGACGGAAAAATACGGCGAATATATAAGGACAGACAAGTGGAGGTTAACAACCATCGGGACTCATATATGCTTATCCAAAATTTTGTAAAGGAACATGTGGATGGTTATCAAATTAAGGATGGAGTAGTTCACGTGTGTCCGAATTGTAGTGAATTTGAAGAGGGGAAGGATAGGATTAAAAAGTTTGATCCTTTTGAGAAGTAGAAGTAGGGAATATCATTTTCATAAGAAAGAAATTTGATTCCTGTTTTTTTTGGAATAAGGAAAAGCTCTTAAATAACCAATAATAATAATTTGCAGTAATAAAATCATATCCATTTATCCAAAAAACAACATCAGTATGGGGCATTTTTCAATTAGAATTTTAGGGTTTATAATAGTGTTTTTGAACCTTTTTTTAGTTGAAAGTGTTGTAAACGCCCAAAATCCTGAGGAGTCTGTTTTTCATATAAACCGGGGTAAGACCCTCGATTGGATTTCTTATAAATCACATGATGATGCCCTACAACGGATAATCAGTAATGAGGCATTTTATCACCTGGAAAAGAGGAAAGAAGTCATTGATGGTTTAAGAACAAAATTAGATTGGCTATCGTATAGGGATAGCATAAAAATTATATTAAATTCTCCCCTTTCCAAATTTGCAAAAACGCCACTTAATCCGCAGCTTACTGGAGTTGTAGATCGCGAAGATTTTAGGGTTGAAAAAATTATTTTTGAATCCCATCCAGGATTTTATGTTACAGCCAGTTTATTTCTTCCAAACCAGAGACAGGACCCTGCTCCCGCTATTATTTATACTTCTGGACATACTAGCCTTGGCTTCAGAAGTGAAGGCTATCAACATGTTATTTTAAACCTGGTATCTAAAGGCTTTATTGTATTGGCGTATGATCCTATTGGGCAAGGAGAAAGACTGCAATACCATGATGCAAAATCAGGTAATTCCACGATAGGAGGTCCTACAAAGGAGCATTCTTATGCGGGTGCCCAAACCCTGTTATGGGGAGCCTCATTATCGGATTATTTTATATGGGATGGGATAAGGGCAGTGGATTACCTTTATACACGGCCTGAAGTTGATGTAACACGTATTGGAATCACGGGAAGATCTGGGGGAGGCACACAAACAGCTATGATCGCTGCTTGCGACGAGCGCATTTATGCAGCGGCTCCTGAAGCCTTTATTACAAATTATAAGAGGCTATTACAGTCTTCAGGAATTCAGGATGCAGAGCAGAATTTGTATCATGGTATCTCTAAAGGAATTGATCACCCTGATTTTTTACATGTCCGGATGCCCAAGCCCAGCCTGATCATCACTACAATTAATGATTTTTTCAGTATTCAAGGAGCACGTGAAACATTTTCCGAAGTAAAAAAATCATATACAGCACTTGGAAAAGAGGATAATATTCAGATGGTCGAAGACATGGGGAAGCATGAATCCACCAAATTAAACAGGATGGCCATGTATGGTTTTTTTCAAAATCATTTATCCCTGCCCGGTGATACTGATGATATTGAAATTGAGCCTTTCCCGGTTGAAGCCCTTTGGTCAACGCAAACCGGTCAAACTTCTTCTTCTTTAAGTGGGAAAACAGTTTTTAACTTAAACATGGAATATTTTGGAGGGAAAAGCACTCTAAAACCTTTGTTATCTGAACATCGTATTGAACTGTCGGGAATTAAACTCGACCGCAATTTATCAGCTGCTGTATTTACGGGAAAGATTGAAAGAAATGGAATTGAAGTTGAGAAGTATTTTCTGGAAAACACAAAAGGGGACTATGCTTTACCTGTGTATATGGCTACAAATGGGAATTCCAAAGCTGATAAAGTGCTATTGTGGCTGCATCCCAAGGGAAAGGAAATTATATTGGAGAGTAAATATATAAATGAAATTTTGGACCAGGGGTATACGGTTGTTTCTGCCGACCTTCCAGGGATGGGAGAACTGCATAACCCTGACTTTTCTGGAGATGGAATTATCCAACAAGTCCCATTTAATTATCTGTTCGGTGCTAACTTAGTAGGTAAAAGCATAGCAGGTATTCAGGCTGAATCCATAGATTTACTAGTCCAGTTCATTCATGGTGATCCCCCAAATAAAATGAGGAAGTTCCACGCCTTGATAGAAAACGCAACAAGTTCTAGCTTCCTGCATTATATAGCACTTAATAATCCTTTTGACAGATCGGTAGTATATAACCCATACGTATCGGATTCAGAATATATAACAAAGGAATATTACAATCCGGAGGAGGCTTTTATTAGTGTTCCGGGAAGCTTGCCGTATTACAATCTGCTCAACCTTGTGGAACTACATCCAAAAGATTCTTTAAAATTGATTAACAGCACTTTATCTGACCGAACAGTAGATGAACTAATAGACTTTTTAGCGAAATAAAGTTATATAACGTATTTAGGGCGATTTATTTGTAGCGGGTTTTATGTAAATTGGCGTATCGAATCAGGACTAGATGTTAAGATAATACGTTAATCGAATGGAATAATTTTCACCCAATCTATATACATATAATCGATATCAAAATCGCTCTTGGATATCCACCACGGAAACCAGATACCTACTGAAAACTCAGCGGCATGGTCTGGAATATGTTCATAGGATTGATGGATCAGTTTATTGTCATAATACCATTCTATCCTAGGTTGTTCCCCTTCAGATCCGGCATACCAGTCAAATCGGTAGAGGTGGAACTCGCCGTCGGTTTGATCGCCAATATAAATGTCGGCGGTGTTTTGATGTTCATCGGCAACTCCGCGCCAGTTAGACAAAAGCCCCCAATTTAAATCGGAATCTTCCGGTTTATAGGGATATTGGTTACGTCCGGGAAACTCAAAATCGATCTCGTGATTGTACTCCTCGTTTTCATAATAATAGGTCCAAAATGCAGATAAGGCTCCCGGTTGGGGACAAATTTTTGCCCTGACTTCATAACTTCCGGAAGCAAATTTTTTCTTCGTACTAATTGCACCGCCTACTTTAGTGTTTTGTCCATGCCCTTTAATATTCCCTGTATAGTGGTCTCCCAATCCCCGGATCACTAGATTCCCATCTTGGAGATACACATTTTCGGGAACAACCCCACCATGTGATTCCTTTGAGACATTTTCGCCCCACTTTGTGTTAAGGATATTCCATTTCTCGGTATCTAGCTCTGTGGCTTTAAAATCATCAAAAAAACCCTGGGCACCTAAAGGGAGGGGAAAATGGGCTTGTAAGAAGACCATACATAAAAGAAAAAATGGTTTGGACATTAAATGGTTTAATTCAACTCTTGTTGGTAATGTAAGACTTTTAAAATATAAACGAATAACATCTTAACCTTTAAAATTTACTGTCAAGGTCTTGGCGACCTACTATGGCCATTATAACGACCATATCATCAATTACTTAATAATAGAAACTGTCAACCCCGGAAACACTGCGCCTATAACCTTTGTGGATATGATCTACTGATGGAAAAAGAAATGGGTCTTTAGCTATTGTTTCAAATGTAATCCTTCTTGACATCTATATCCCTTACGGGAGTTTTACATGTATTCTGTTCTAGACTGGTAAAGAACACTTGATAATCTGTAGTTTTTTTTAATCGGAAGGTTTCGGACAAATCACCATGGGTAAAAGTACCGTCGAATATTCCCTCTTTCCCCACCTCTTTCTGAGCGTGGAAAAAGGAGGTTAGCAAAATAGTTATCAGGATTGTATAATGGTGTTTTTAATTACTTCAGATTTTAATCTCAAAAACGATAAGGATACCTATTAAAGTTGCAAATTCTTGTTACAGTTACAGTGCTTATGGGTTGATGTTGTTCTTATCGCTATACCACCTTTTCAACCATTTAGAAATACCTTCCAAACCGGGGTAAATGATCCTTTCCGTAATATTTGCTTGATCGAGTTTATCTCTTATTTCCCACTTTAATTCTGATGGAATAATTACCTTTTTTAAATATTTGGGATGATTTTTAAGCCACTCCAATGGACTGGAATCAGGATCTAGCATAAACGAAAAAAGTGCAAATTGGTTTATTATGCGATCGTCTAGCGAGGGTGGCTCAAAAAACACCATGGTATTTGTATTCCTACTCGAAAATTCATAAAGTTCCTCTAGGGAATTTCCTATGGTCTGTTTCAGTTCCATTGAGCTAAAATAGAAGATATCTTTACTCAAAATGGGTGTTTTTAGCTCCTCTGGCAGATGCTCTCTAAGTGCGACATAGTTTACCATCCATATGGCACCGTCCACATTATAAGTTCCCATGTCCTCTGTTAAAAAATGTAGTGCAACATTTGGGGAATGGGTCCAGTCTATAAGTCTTGTAGGAAGTCCGTGGTGTTGCCCCAAGGAAATCCAGTTCCAAAGGTTGTTATAATCATCGATCAAGGTATTTATAGGCGAGTACTTCTTAAAGTTTCTGATCATTGTACCTTCTACCTTAGAAGGCGTTCTTCCCAATCTTTGCAGACTTGTCTCTAATCCAAATTGGGCATTATAGACGCCCCTATACGCATACGGAGATCGAAACCTGTCGATTTTATCGTCTTTTTCCTTGAATAGAAATGCTTGTAGTTCTAACCAATTCTTAGGTTCAAATAACTCGAAATCTGCCATTTATCTGAATAATTTTAGTGTGATACAAAAACAGGGTACTATGTATGCCAACAACGCTGTAAACCTACGTTATCAGCACGGACCTTGTATGGGAGTAGTGCATACTAAATTACAACATTTTCTTTGCAAAAAACAGGTATTTCTTAATGTTGTAATTAGCAATCAGACCATATTTGGTCTTCCGACCAATCCCACATGCCTCCTGTTTGTTGCTTCTCATTACTAATATACAACCGAAATAGGAATGTTCTTAAGCTCATTTTCCAGTTTGTAATGGATTCTAGGTGGAAATTCTTTCCCGGAACTTTCGGGGAAGATATATTCCCTACTTTTTTTTTACTCTTTTTATTTCTAACTTGATATTTTGGATCCTACAGGATACCAATGGCAAAGTCATATGATTTTGGTCATTAGAGGCGCATTTTCTTTCCTTTATCTTTGAGAGAATATAGTAGTACTGATTTAGAAATGAATACGGTGTAATTCATGTTTAAAGGCGTTAAAGAATTTTTTATAGAGATCGGTGATCTCTCTTATTTTGCAGCCCGGTTTTTTAGGGAGGCCCTAAAGCCCCCTTTTGAATTTAAAGAGTTGTTGCGTCAATGTTATCAGATGGGGAACCGTTCCTTGTTCTTGGTAGGCATTACTGGTTTTATAATTGGCCTAGTGCTCACCTTGCAGACCAGACCTACTTTGATCCAGTTTGGTGCAGTTTCTTGGATGCCAAACATGGTAGGGATTTCTATAGTACGGGAAGTAGGCCCTGTTATTACCGCTTTAATCTGTGCAGGTAGAATTGCATCGGGGATAGGGGCAGAATTAGGATCTATGCGGGTTACGGAACAAATAGACGCCATGGAAGTCTCTGGCACCAATCCCTTTAAATATTTGGTGGTTACACGGATATTAGCCACTACCCTAATGTTGCCCCTTCTTGTGGTTTTTGGGGATGTATTGGCACTGTACGGGTCCGCCTTGTTGGAAAATATAAAAGGAGGAGTTTCTTTTCAACTTTATTTTAATACTGTTTTTAACGCTTTAAGCTTTTCCGATCTGGTACCGGCAACCATAAAATCCGTTTTTTTTGGATTTATCATTGGATTGGTGGGCTGCTATAAGGGCTATTACTGTAAAAAAGGAACGGCAGGCGTTGGGGTGGCAGCCAACACAGCAGTAGTCATGGCATCCTTGCTGTTGTTCTTTGTCGATTTTATTGCGGTAATTATTGCCGATATTTTTTATGAACTATAATTCATATGGAAAATCAAGATCAAATAAAACCTTCAGCATTAAAAAATGACTCTAGAAAAGCGGTCATAGAAATCCGGGATCTTCGCAAAAGTTTTGGGGATAACCATGTGTTGAACGGATTTAATATGACCTTGCGGGAAGGCGGTAATTTGGTAATCATGGGGAAATCTGGTTCCGGAAAATCCGTGATGATCAAATGTGTTGTAGGCTTGGTGAAGCCCGATAGCGGCATGGTAAAAATATTGGGTAAGGAAATAAATAATTTGGACCGTGGGGCAATGGATGAATTACGATCGGATATTGGATTTCTCTTTCAGGGAAGTGCACTCTACGATTCCATGACAGTCCGTGAAAATCTAGAATTCCCCATGCGTAGGCACAAAAAAAAGTTGGGGGTAATCAAGGATACGGAACCGTTGGTTTTGGAAGCTTTGGAAAATGTGGGTCTGGCCCATACTATGGACCTGATGCCCTCCGAACTATCTGGCGGTATGAAAAGAAGGGTCGCCTTGGCACGTACCCTGATCTTAAAACCAAAAGTAATCCTCTATGACGAACCTACCAGTGGCCTAGACCCTATAACTTCTAAAGAGATTATAGAACTAATGCATTCCATACAGAAGAAATACGGCACTTCTTCCCTGATTATTACTCATGATGTGGATTGTGCCCGGGTTATATCCGAGCGGATGATCCTTTTGGTAGATGGTATTAATTACGCCGAGGGCACCTATGCCGAACTATCACAATCCACTGACCCTAAGGTAGAAGCTTTTTTTAAAAAATAGAAAGATGGCAAAAACAAAATTGGAGAATTTAAAACTCGGAATATTCGTGGTCTTTGGTGCAGCTTTGTTGGTTGTAGCGGCCTATTTAATTGGAAATAAGCAGAATATGTTTGGAAAAACAATTCCGATAAGCGCTATTTTTAAAAATGCAAACGGAATTCAAACGGGGAACAATGTCCGTTTTTCTGGTATCAATGTGGGCACTGTAAAAAAAATAGAAATGATAAATGATACCACCATCCGGATACACATGATCGTTGAAGAAAAAATACAGAATCATATTAAGAAAGATGCTGTAGCAACTATTGGTTCCGACGGCCTTGTAGGTAGTATGCTCATCAACATTGTTCCGGGGGATGGAACGGCGACCCCAATAGCCCCAGGGGACGAGTTGCAGTCTTTAAGTAAGGTTGCCACCCAAGACATGCTCAACACACTTAGTCTGACCAATGAAAATGCCGCTTTGTTAACCGAAGACCTTTTAAAGGTATCCCGATCATTGACCCAAGGAAAAGGCACTTTTGGAAGGTTACTAAATGATACCTTAATGGCAGAAGATTTGTATCAGACCATTACCAATTTAAAACATACCAGCAGACAGGCCAATATAATGATTACCGAAATGAATTCGCTTGTACATCAGATCGACCTAGAGAACAGTACTGCCGGGATACTCTTAAAAGATTCTATTTCTGGGAATAGGATGCGAAGTATAATTGCCAATCTGGAAAATTCGAGTCTAGAGATTCAAAATATGTCCTTGAACTTAAATTCGGTGATCGGGGAGTTTAAACAAGGGAAAGGGGCCATTAATTATTTGGCATCGGATACGACTTTGGTACACCAATTGGAAACCACCATGGAGAATGTCACCAAAGGGGTCCAAAATTTTAATGAGGTAACCGAAGCCTTAAAGCACAATTTCTTGACCAGAAGGTATTTTAGAAAGTTGGAAAAGGAACAGCAAAAAGAGGTAAAGAAAGCAGAGGAGTAGGCAGGGGTAACCCTAACTTTGGTCTATATCAATACAACTAATTAAGGGCCTATTCTACTATAACCTATAGTTTAAACAGGAATAGACCCTTTCCTTAATCTTGTTTTTTTAATTTCCACCCAATTTTAGTCTGTAGGGCAATCAAGATGGCTACAAAACAGACAAGGGCGATCATAACTAGCCATTTTATTTCTGGCATAATAGCATCTATCCCGCCACCATAAACCGCTACTTTCCTAAATCCGCTTAAGAATTGGGTCAATGGAATGTATTGTGCTATATGGGCTATTGCATCTGGCATCGCCATGGTAGGCCAAGTAAATCCACTTAACACAAAAGCCGGAGTGGAAATTACCATTAACAGCTCGGTTGCTTTTAGTTGGTTGGGGATCATCACGGAAAATAACATCCCGATCATCATAGAAGCTATACTTAGTAAGGCTACCAATATGAACATAGCAGGATTATAAATATCGGCATCTATATTAAAGAAAGGGATAAACCGACTAACAATAAGCCACATCACCGGTATAAATAATAGGAATGGAACCGATTTTAGCGCTACATGGTAAATGGACCAGCGGTTTACGTCTATTAGTTTGGAAAAATATCCGTCTTCAAAATCCCTGGCAAAGACTAGGGCCATAGCCAAGAAAATAACCTGTTGCATTATACCGCCCAATAGCCCAGGGAGCATAAAACTTACGTAGTTGCCTGTGGAATTGTAAAGCTTATTAAAATTGATTTTAAACGGCTCATAGGATTTGGCAGCAACATCAGGGGCAAGTCCCTGCCGCTGTAGGCCCGATATTTCGATTCCCGCATTTAAGGTCATAAGTACGGATTGGATGTTTACACTGGCGGTATTAGCGTTCAGGATATTCCCCATATTTAGGTCGACCCTAATTTCGGGATACCGTTTTTGAAGCAGGTCCGCTTCAAAATTAGACGGGATGGTAATGACTGCCGCATAGCCCATATAAGGCATCTCTTGGGCAATATTTCCAGCAATGGGCCTAATGTCACTTATCAATAAGACTTCATTATCGTCAAAGGCATCTATCACCATGTCTGAAGCAGGACTGCTGTCCTGATCGATGATCACAATGGGGAGGTCCAATACTTTTGCTTGCTGATAAACAAAGCCAAACATAAGTCCATACAAAATGGGCGCCCCAAAAAATATAGCCACCACCACATCGTTGGAAAATATGCGGCGGAACTCCTCTTTTACCAAATGGATAAATTGCTTCATAGATAGGGCTTATTTAAGAAGTACGGTTGCGTTGATAAAGAACTGCTGCTTTTGCGATGTATCTTCAGGAATCAATTTTAGCTCGTAAATAGCCTCGTCTAGTTTGTATAAAGGAGAGGTACTGGTAATGTCTGCGTACCTAGGCAATTGTTTTATAGCTGTAATTTTAGACGGACTCTCTTCCTTGGTATACGGATTTAATACGGTAAGGGTTTGCCCAATCTTATAGTCATAAATTTTAGATTCGCTAACCGTAAACCTATAGTATACGGTATTGGTCTGGTACCCATTAAACAAGGTATATCCCGGGCTGGCCAGTTCTCCTTGGTTCAGGGTAATGGTTTCTATAGACATATCGGTAGGTGCGATGATGTATTTTTCATCGGCAGCTATCAGCACTTCGTTTTTGGCGCCTTGGGCCCTATCCAATTGTCCCTTGGCCTGTGCCAAAAGTTCTTGGCGTGTCCCTATCTTAACTTCTTGTTGCTTGGCTTCCATGGCACTGAGCTGTGCCCTTGCCATATCTACCTTCATTTGTGTTTCCTCAAACATTTGGGCGGTGACCAATGAATCCTTGTACATGGCAGTTATCCGTTTTAGGGATTCCACCGCAAATTTTAATTGCGCCTTACTGGCCTGTACCTGACTCTTTATCTGTTCTAATTGTTCTGTAGTAGCTCCGTTATGGGCCATGTTTAATTGTCCTTGGGCGGCCAGCAATGCACCATCTGCTTGAAAAAGCTTTGCACCTATTTCGGGTACATCTATCAGTGCCAAGGTGTCTCCCTGCTTTACATTCTGTCCCTCGGTAACATATACTTCAGCTATACGTCCTGCAAGCTTACTGCTGACAGAGATGGTCTCAAACTTAACTTTTCCCCTCAGGTCGGTAATTTCGTTGTTACGGTTGCAGCCGAATAAAAATACGGTGGCAAAACATCCTATTAATATTGATTTATACATGAACATTATTTTTATTTTGATAAAATTTTCGGTGATATTAAAAGGTTAGCAGTCCTTTGGCGTACAATAATTCAATGCCGGCCTTCCGTTGGTTATAATACGATTTCTGTAGATCAAATTTTGCTTTTTCTACTTCTGTAAGGGCATCCAAGACTTCACTGACCGTAGTCAGTCCGTTTTTGTATTGTTTGTTGGTCAGTTCATAGTTAGATTCGGCCAAATCTACCTCCAGTTGGGTCATTAGACTGGTTTCCTTGGCAGATTGTAATGATAGTTGGGCCATTGTTATGCCTAACTGTATCAATTCCTCCGTCTCATTGATCTGTTCTCTATATTTCAGCCCTTCAATCTTGGTTTGGTCACTTTTTAATTTAGAGACAAACCCATCAAAAATATTCCACTTAGTCCCAACCCCTACATACCATTTTGGCTCTAAAAGGGAAAGGTCGTCCTCTATAAATTCATAATGTCCTTTTAGGGCTATCTTGGGAATAAAATTATTCCGTTCCATTTTAGATTTAAAGGAAGTAGCCAGTTCCGCCTCCTCCAAGGCATTAATCTCATTGCGTTTTTTGCTTTCCATTGTTTCGTCTATAGCAAATGGCAATAAATCTGGACGAAGATTGTCCAGAAACTCTGGTGCCGCACCTGTGTATTGTTGTAATACGGCAATCACTAGTTTTTGTTGATTCTGAGCTTCCAATTTTTTTGTCGCTAATTTTTGTTTTGCCAGGCTTAATTTTTGTCGGTCAATAGGAGTTGCCAAGCCATTATTTATGGCTGAGGAAACAAATTTATCCTGCTTTTCCAAGTACTGGGTCATGCTTTTTATCACCTCTTCCGATTTTATGGCCAAGCCCAATTTGTCATATAGATCTATAGTTTTGAGGACAACTTGGTCTTCTTCTAACTTATTGGCGATTTCCAAGGATTTATGCTTGTGCTTGCTTGCCTTAATTGCGTTGCTCACCTGAAAACCGCTAAAGAGTGTCCAGTCTACGTCTACAGCAGATTTTAAGATATTCTTCTTCTGTAGTGGTGGTATATCCGTCAGAGGGATTCCCGCTGGGAAGGGAGCGTTAAAGGGAACTCCAATGGCTTCTTTAATAAGTAACTTTTGAGTGCCTACCAAAAGATTTTGAGTATCGTCATCAAATACAATATCATCGTTAAGCC
Encoded here:
- a CDS encoding HlyD family secretion protein, whose protein sequence is MYKSILIGCFATVFLFGCNRNNEITDLRGKVKFETISVSSKLAGRIAEVYVTEGQNVKQGDTLALIDVPEIGAKLFQADGALLAAQGQLNMAHNGATTEQLEQIKSQVQASKAQLKFAVESLKRITAMYKDSLVTAQMFEETQMKVDMARAQLSAMEAKQQEVKIGTRQELLAQAKGQLDRAQGAKNEVLIAADEKYIIAPTDMSIETITLNQGELASPGYTLFNGYQTNTVYYRFTVSESKIYDYKIGQTLTVLNPYTKEESPSKITAIKQLPRYADITSTSPLYKLDEAIYELKLIPEDTSQKQQFFINATVLLK
- a CDS encoding S9 family peptidase, whose translation is MNLFLVESVVNAQNPEESVFHINRGKTLDWISYKSHDDALQRIISNEAFYHLEKRKEVIDGLRTKLDWLSYRDSIKIILNSPLSKFAKTPLNPQLTGVVDREDFRVEKIIFESHPGFYVTASLFLPNQRQDPAPAIIYTSGHTSLGFRSEGYQHVILNLVSKGFIVLAYDPIGQGERLQYHDAKSGNSTIGGPTKEHSYAGAQTLLWGASLSDYFIWDGIRAVDYLYTRPEVDVTRIGITGRSGGGTQTAMIAACDERIYAAAPEAFITNYKRLLQSSGIQDAEQNLYHGISKGIDHPDFLHVRMPKPSLIITTINDFFSIQGARETFSEVKKSYTALGKEDNIQMVEDMGKHESTKLNRMAMYGFFQNHLSLPGDTDDIEIEPFPVEALWSTQTGQTSSSLSGKTVFNLNMEYFGGKSTLKPLLSEHRIELSGIKLDRNLSAAVFTGKIERNGIEVEKYFLENTKGDYALPVYMATNGNSKADKVLLWLHPKGKEIILESKYINEILDQGYTVVSADLPGMGELHNPDFSGDGIIQQVPFNYLFGANLVGKSIAGIQAESIDLLVQFIHGDPPNKMRKFHALIENATSSSFLHYIALNNPFDRSVVYNPYVSDSEYITKEYYNPEEAFISVPGSLPYYNLLNLVELHPKDSLKLINSTLSDRTVDELIDFLAK
- a CDS encoding glycoside hydrolase family 16 protein produces the protein MSKPFFLLCMVFLQAHFPLPLGAQGFFDDFKATELDTEKWNILNTKWGENVSKESHGGVVPENVYLQDGNLVIRGLGDHYTGNIKGHGQNTKVGGAISTKKKFASGSYEVRAKICPQPGALSAFWTYYYENEEYNHEIDFEFPGRNQYPYKPEDSDLNWGLLSNWRGVADEHQNTADIYIGDQTDGEFHLYRFDWYAGSEGEQPRIEWYYDNKLIHQSYEHIPDHAAEFSVGIWFPWWISKSDFDIDYMYIDWVKIIPFD
- a CDS encoding FRG domain-containing protein; this translates as MADFELFEPKNWLELQAFLFKEKDDKIDRFRSPYAYRGVYNAQFGLETSLQRLGRTPSKVEGTMIRNFKKYSPINTLIDDYNNLWNWISLGQHHGLPTRLIDWTHSPNVALHFLTEDMGTYNVDGAIWMVNYVALREHLPEELKTPILSKDIFYFSSMELKQTIGNSLEELYEFSSRNTNTMVFFEPPSLDDRIINQFALFSFMLDPDSSPLEWLKNHPKYLKKVIIPSELKWEIRDKLDQANITERIIYPGLEGISKWLKRWYSDKNNINP
- a CDS encoding ABC transporter ATP-binding protein — protein: MENQDQIKPSALKNDSRKAVIEIRDLRKSFGDNHVLNGFNMTLREGGNLVIMGKSGSGKSVMIKCVVGLVKPDSGMVKILGKEINNLDRGAMDELRSDIGFLFQGSALYDSMTVRENLEFPMRRHKKKLGVIKDTEPLVLEALENVGLAHTMDLMPSELSGGMKRRVALARTLILKPKVILYDEPTSGLDPITSKEIIELMHSIQKKYGTSSLIITHDVDCARVISERMILLVDGINYAEGTYAELSQSTDPKVEAFFKK
- a CDS encoding MlaD family protein; the encoded protein is MAKTKLENLKLGIFVVFGAALLVVAAYLIGNKQNMFGKTIPISAIFKNANGIQTGNNVRFSGINVGTVKKIEMINDTTIRIHMIVEEKIQNHIKKDAVATIGSDGLVGSMLINIVPGDGTATPIAPGDELQSLSKVATQDMLNTLSLTNENAALLTEDLLKVSRSLTQGKGTFGRLLNDTLMAEDLYQTITNLKHTSRQANIMITEMNSLVHQIDLENSTAGILLKDSISGNRMRSIIANLENSSLEIQNMSLNLNSVIGEFKQGKGAINYLASDTTLVHQLETTMENVTKGVQNFNEVTEALKHNFLTRRYFRKLEKEQQKEVKKAEE
- a CDS encoding ABC transporter permease produces the protein MFKGVKEFFIEIGDLSYFAARFFREALKPPFEFKELLRQCYQMGNRSLFLVGITGFIIGLVLTLQTRPTLIQFGAVSWMPNMVGISIVREVGPVITALICAGRIASGIGAELGSMRVTEQIDAMEVSGTNPFKYLVVTRILATTLMLPLLVVFGDVLALYGSALLENIKGGVSFQLYFNTVFNALSFSDLVPATIKSVFFGFIIGLVGCYKGYYCKKGTAGVGVAANTAVVMASLLLFFVDFIAVIIADIFYEL
- a CDS encoding helix-turn-helix domain-containing protein; the protein is MRQKQVFISYPIEIEKAITSETEIKYAASKLEDDELQKCCNKVGQYMKSNKPYLDADLTLPKLAEGLNVSTHHLSQVINEIHEKNFFNFINKYRVAEVKRKIQDPKFHNYSLLGIAYESGFNSKSAFNRVFKNLTGTTPSNFRDSLPSS
- a CDS encoding ABC transporter permease; translation: MKQFIHLVKEEFRRIFSNDVVVAIFFGAPILYGLMFGFVYQQAKVLDLPIVIIDQDSSPASDMVIDAFDDNEVLLISDIRPIAGNIAQEMPYMGYAAVITIPSNFEADLLQKRYPEIRVDLNMGNILNANTASVNIQSVLMTLNAGIEISGLQRQGLAPDVAAKSYEPFKINFNKLYNSTGNYVSFMLPGLLGGIMQQVIFLAMALVFARDFEDGYFSKLIDVNRWSIYHVALKSVPFLLFIPVMWLIVSRFIPFFNIDADIYNPAMFILVALLSIASMMIGMLFSVMIPNQLKATELLMVISTPAFVLSGFTWPTMAMPDAIAHIAQYIPLTQFLSGFRKVAVYGGGIDAIMPEIKWLVMIALVCFVAILIALQTKIGWKLKKQD